One Kribbella sp. NBC_00662 genomic region harbors:
- a CDS encoding UPF0182 family protein, with the protein MSDGVYDMPEEPPARRSRRTGGRPRALLPTIATLIVLLILFSVFTDVWTQRLWYRSVDLGSVFSTVLGTRVLLFVIVGLLMAAAVVANIIVAFRTRPRVALAPSPSPGFERYGDLLQQHGKIAVGVVATLMLVFGGSAASGEWKVFLAWKNRTPFGVTDKHFNKDIAFFVFDYPWLRVLLGFGYSIVLLSLVAAIITHYLYGGFRPSAKGQKASGAAQVQFSVLLGLLVLLKAFSYWLDRFGLTTSDSRLFTGISYTGDNAVLPSKEILAVIAVLCACLFFANVVRRTWLLPGVGTVVLILSAILLGALWPAALQQLRVRPSEPVKEGPYITKNIEATRDAYGLAGTEVTDYQAKTTATPTELLQDTEVLPGIRLIDPSVVGPTFEQLQQVRGFYSFPTDLDVDRYKIGDKVNDTVIAVREVQVDRLPAGQRNWNNDHTVYTHGYGVVAANGNQRAADGTPVFTEKDLPPTGQLGDYEPRIYFGEQSPDYSIVGGPEGGQPVELDTPEGKTGGDPTLNTYHGKGGVSIGSFGNRLLYATKFRDANILLSSRVNPDSKILYDRTPRERVEKAAPWLTPDGDPYPAIVDGQVVWIVDGYTTSDNYPYSEKVALDVSTRDTTTGRGTIAQQPSEKINYIRNSVKAVVNAYDGSVELYAWDESDPVLKTWMKAFPGTVKPKSAISPDLMAHLRYPEDMFKVQRDLLAKYHVTDAGTWYQNSDLWRVPDDPTAVSSGGDSSTHISQPPFYLSLRMPDQTEPKFSLTSVYVPNAERENLTAFMAVDSEATSPDYGKFRILRLPGNLQIPGPGQVYNKFQTDEGIRQALLPINQPSSGARAQYGNLLTLPLGGGLLYVQPVYSVRTSGPGSYPVLRYVLVSFGDGVAYGSTLQEALNKVFNTSVDTGEQPPGTKTPPANQPNQTVKQALADAQEAYNRAQDALKKGDLAGYQANVNQMKTALDKAAAAATAAAAATSPTPTPTTKPSGSPSTPASPPASTPTSPPTSPSG; encoded by the coding sequence ATGAGCGACGGCGTCTACGACATGCCGGAGGAGCCGCCGGCCCGCAGATCGCGGCGAACAGGCGGACGTCCTCGGGCCCTGCTGCCGACGATCGCAACCCTGATCGTCCTTCTGATCCTCTTCAGCGTCTTCACCGACGTCTGGACCCAGAGGCTCTGGTACCGCTCGGTCGACCTGGGCTCGGTCTTCAGCACCGTGCTCGGCACCCGGGTGCTGCTGTTCGTGATCGTCGGCCTGCTGATGGCGGCCGCGGTCGTCGCGAACATCATCGTCGCGTTCCGCACCCGTCCCCGCGTCGCGCTGGCGCCCTCGCCGAGCCCCGGCTTCGAGCGGTACGGCGACCTGCTGCAGCAGCACGGGAAGATCGCGGTCGGAGTGGTCGCGACCCTCATGCTGGTCTTCGGCGGCTCGGCCGCGTCGGGGGAGTGGAAGGTCTTCCTCGCCTGGAAGAACCGGACGCCCTTCGGTGTCACCGACAAACACTTCAACAAGGACATCGCGTTCTTCGTCTTCGACTACCCGTGGCTGCGCGTGCTGCTCGGCTTCGGCTACTCGATCGTCCTGCTGTCGCTGGTCGCGGCGATCATCACGCACTACCTGTACGGCGGTTTCCGCCCGTCCGCGAAGGGGCAGAAGGCCTCCGGCGCGGCACAGGTGCAGTTCTCCGTGCTGCTCGGCCTGCTCGTGCTTCTCAAGGCCTTCAGCTACTGGCTGGACCGCTTCGGCCTCACAACGTCGGACAGTCGGCTCTTCACCGGTATCTCCTACACCGGCGACAACGCGGTCCTGCCCAGCAAAGAGATCCTGGCTGTCATCGCAGTCCTGTGTGCCTGTCTGTTCTTCGCCAATGTGGTCCGTCGGACCTGGCTGCTGCCCGGTGTCGGCACCGTCGTGCTGATCCTGTCGGCGATCCTCCTCGGCGCTCTCTGGCCCGCCGCGCTCCAGCAGTTGCGGGTGCGGCCGAGCGAGCCGGTGAAGGAAGGGCCTTACATCACCAAGAACATCGAGGCCACGCGTGACGCCTACGGCCTCGCGGGGACCGAGGTGACCGACTACCAGGCCAAGACGACGGCCACGCCGACCGAACTCCTCCAGGACACCGAGGTGCTGCCCGGCATCCGGCTGATCGACCCGAGCGTGGTCGGGCCGACCTTCGAGCAACTCCAGCAGGTGCGGGGGTTCTACTCGTTCCCGACCGATCTGGATGTCGACCGGTACAAGATCGGCGACAAGGTCAACGACACCGTCATCGCGGTCCGCGAGGTCCAGGTCGACCGGCTGCCGGCCGGCCAGCGCAACTGGAACAACGACCACACGGTCTACACCCACGGATACGGCGTCGTCGCCGCGAACGGCAACCAGCGCGCCGCGGACGGTACGCCGGTCTTTACCGAGAAGGACCTCCCGCCGACCGGTCAGCTGGGTGACTACGAGCCGCGGATCTACTTCGGCGAGCAGTCCCCGGACTACTCGATCGTCGGCGGTCCGGAGGGCGGTCAGCCGGTCGAGCTCGACACACCGGAAGGTAAGACCGGCGGCGACCCCACGCTGAACACCTACCACGGCAAGGGCGGTGTCTCGATCGGGTCGTTCGGCAACCGGTTGCTCTACGCAACCAAGTTCCGGGACGCGAACATCCTGCTGTCGAGCCGGGTGAACCCGGACTCGAAGATCCTCTACGACCGCACCCCGCGCGAGCGGGTCGAGAAGGCGGCCCCGTGGCTGACGCCGGACGGTGACCCGTACCCGGCGATCGTCGACGGCCAGGTGGTGTGGATCGTCGACGGCTACACCACCTCGGACAACTACCCGTACTCCGAGAAGGTCGCCCTGGACGTCAGCACCCGGGACACCACCACCGGCCGCGGGACGATCGCGCAGCAGCCGAGCGAGAAGATCAACTACATCCGCAACTCGGTCAAGGCCGTGGTCAACGCCTACGACGGCTCGGTCGAGCTGTACGCGTGGGACGAGAGCGACCCGGTCCTGAAGACCTGGATGAAGGCCTTCCCCGGCACGGTCAAGCCGAAGTCCGCGATTTCGCCGGACCTGATGGCTCACCTCCGCTACCCGGAGGACATGTTCAAGGTGCAGCGTGACCTGCTGGCGAAGTACCACGTCACCGATGCCGGCACCTGGTACCAGAACAGCGACCTGTGGCGCGTGCCGGACGACCCGACCGCGGTCTCGTCCGGCGGCGACTCCTCGACGCATATCAGCCAGCCTCCGTTCTATCTCTCGTTGCGGATGCCCGATCAGACCGAACCGAAGTTCTCACTGACGTCGGTGTACGTGCCGAACGCCGAACGTGAGAACCTCACTGCCTTCATGGCCGTCGATTCCGAGGCGACATCCCCGGACTACGGCAAGTTCCGAATACTGCGATTGCCCGGCAACCTGCAGATCCCTGGTCCGGGGCAGGTCTACAACAAGTTCCAGACCGACGAAGGCATCAGACAGGCGCTGCTCCCGATCAACCAGCCGAGCAGCGGCGCCAGAGCGCAGTACGGCAACCTGCTGACGCTGCCGCTCGGTGGTGGTCTGCTCTATGTGCAGCCGGTCTATTCGGTGCGGACGAGCGGGCCCGGTAGCTATCCGGTCCTGCGATACGTCCTGGTGTCCTTCGGCGATGGCGTCGCCTACGGCTCGACGCTCCAGGAAGCCCTGAACAAGGTCTTCAACACCAGCGTCGACACAGGCGAGCAACCGCCAGGCACCAAGACGCCACCGGCGAACCAGCCGAACCAGACGGTCAAGCAGGCGCTGGCGGACGCGCAGGAGGCCTACAACCGCGCGCAGGATGCCCTCAAGAAGGGCGATCTCGCGGGCTACCAGGCCAACGTCAACCAGATGAAGACAGCGCTCGACAAGGCTGCGGCAGCTGCCACAGCTGCCGCAGCCGCAACGAGCCCGACACCGACGCCCACCACGAAGCCGTCCGGCAGCCCGTCGACTCCGGCGTCTCCACCGGCGTCGACGCCGACTAGCCCGCCGACTTCGCCGTCAGGCTGA
- a CDS encoding GNAT family N-acetyltransferase — protein MSRHVIRPFEEADLAAAASLLAQRHRAHRKRHPLLPADYEDERLALVEVTAAWESEGASGSVMIEGDEVTGYLLAAPKPSAVWGPNIWVEAAGHAVREPEHIRDLYGAAAQQWVDDGRIAHYVLVPDDAELIDAWFRLAFGSQHAHAVRPVPDTPLPPAPDLAVRRAARADIPVLAELDLVLPQHQGLSPVFSSGGIPTLEEAVADWEESIDDQDYATFVAEYNGQVIGSAVGCSLDKSSAHNGLAKPDNAGFLGFAAVLPSARGLGAGRALGETVLQWSADTGYTSVVTDWRVTNLLSSRTWPRLGFRQTFHRLHRLIGH, from the coding sequence ATGTCCCGACACGTCATCCGTCCGTTCGAGGAGGCGGATCTGGCAGCCGCCGCCAGTCTGCTCGCCCAGCGGCATCGGGCGCACCGCAAGCGTCACCCTTTGCTTCCGGCGGACTACGAAGACGAGCGGCTTGCTCTGGTCGAGGTGACCGCGGCCTGGGAGAGCGAGGGCGCGTCCGGCTCGGTCATGATCGAGGGCGACGAAGTCACCGGCTACCTGCTCGCCGCGCCCAAGCCGTCGGCCGTCTGGGGTCCGAACATCTGGGTCGAGGCGGCCGGTCATGCCGTCCGCGAGCCGGAGCACATTCGCGACCTGTACGGCGCTGCCGCCCAGCAATGGGTCGACGACGGCCGCATCGCGCACTACGTGCTCGTGCCCGACGACGCCGAGCTGATCGATGCCTGGTTCCGCCTCGCCTTCGGCTCGCAGCACGCGCACGCGGTCCGCCCGGTGCCCGATACGCCGTTGCCCCCGGCCCCCGATCTCGCCGTACGTCGTGCTGCCCGCGCGGACATCCCGGTACTCGCCGAGCTCGATCTCGTGCTGCCTCAGCACCAGGGCTTGTCGCCGGTGTTCTCGTCCGGTGGGATCCCGACGCTTGAGGAGGCGGTGGCCGACTGGGAGGAGTCGATCGACGACCAGGACTATGCGACCTTCGTTGCCGAGTACAACGGTCAGGTCATCGGGTCCGCGGTCGGTTGTTCGCTGGACAAATCGAGCGCGCACAATGGGCTGGCCAAACCGGACAACGCCGGCTTCCTCGGATTCGCCGCCGTACTGCCGTCAGCACGTGGGCTCGGCGCCGGACGTGCGCTGGGCGAGACCGTGCTGCAGTGGTCGGCCGACACCGGCTACACGTCGGTCGTGACCGACTGGCGGGTGACGAACCTGTTGTCGTCGCGCACGTGGCCGCGGCTCGGGTTCCGGCAGACGTTCCACCGGTTGCACCGGCTGATCGGACACTGA
- a CDS encoding ABC transporter permease: MSHQGVVAACSDAATMIDRSVRLARRNVDTLFASILLPLLMMALFVYVFGGAINTGTEYVNYVVPGILLLTTGYGAASTAMVVADDMNSGMIDRLRSLPIHSFAVLTGHVVASVARNAASTAIVILASLAMGFRPGGGVVDWLAAVGLLLLYVVALSWLAAGLGVIAKSVESASTLSFFMLFLPYLSSAFVPPESMPSWLQPVSEHQPITPVIETIRSLLIGTPMGDSGRLALAWCSGLLLFSVVLATSLYRRRNSR; encoded by the coding sequence ATGTCACACCAGGGAGTTGTCGCGGCCTGCTCGGACGCGGCGACCATGATCGACCGCAGCGTGCGGCTGGCGCGGCGCAACGTCGACACGTTGTTCGCCTCGATCCTGCTGCCGTTGCTGATGATGGCGCTGTTCGTCTACGTGTTCGGCGGCGCGATCAACACGGGGACGGAGTACGTCAACTACGTCGTACCAGGGATCCTGCTGCTCACCACCGGGTACGGCGCCGCGTCGACGGCGATGGTGGTCGCCGACGACATGAACAGCGGGATGATCGACCGGCTGCGGTCACTGCCCATCCACAGCTTCGCCGTGCTCACCGGACATGTGGTCGCGAGTGTGGCGCGCAACGCGGCATCGACGGCGATCGTCATCCTCGCCTCACTGGCCATGGGGTTCCGCCCTGGTGGCGGAGTGGTCGACTGGCTCGCGGCTGTCGGTCTACTACTGCTGTACGTCGTCGCGCTGTCCTGGCTGGCTGCTGGGCTCGGCGTGATCGCCAAGTCGGTGGAGTCGGCCAGCACTCTCAGCTTCTTCATGCTGTTCCTGCCGTACCTGAGTAGCGCGTTCGTGCCGCCGGAGTCGATGCCGTCGTGGCTGCAGCCGGTCAGCGAGCACCAACCGATCACCCCGGTCATCGAAACGATCCGCAGTCTGCTGATCGGGACACCGATGGGCGACAGCGGTCGGCTCGCTCTGGCATGGTGTTCCGGTCTGCTCCTGTTCTCGGTTGTGCTGGCGACCTCGCTGTACCGCAGACGCAACAGCCGCTGA
- a CDS encoding ATP-binding cassette domain-containing protein, producing MIIEATGLRKSYGANEVLTGVDLSVEEGSVLALLGPNGAGKTTAVRILTTLTKPDSGTATIAGYDVLREPARVRGAISLTGQYAAVDENQTGRENLVMVGRLMHLGRRTAQRRTAELLEQFGLTDAMDRRVKTYSGGMRRKLDLAMSLIAHPQVIFLDEPTTGLDPASRSAMWDAIVELVRGGTTILLTTQYLEEADRLADRIVLLDHGRIVASGTADALKNQIGGERIELRFSDEVQVLKATGVLDGVADELVLNVPSDGTAVHLHHVLDVLRDNGLEPERVSSHRPTLDDVFLALTA from the coding sequence ATGATCATCGAGGCAACCGGACTGCGGAAGTCGTACGGGGCGAACGAGGTACTGACCGGCGTCGACCTGAGCGTCGAGGAAGGTTCGGTGCTCGCCCTGCTCGGGCCGAACGGCGCCGGCAAGACCACGGCGGTGCGCATCCTGACCACGCTGACCAAGCCGGACTCCGGTACGGCGACGATCGCGGGGTACGACGTACTCCGCGAGCCGGCCCGGGTCCGCGGGGCGATCAGCCTCACCGGGCAGTACGCCGCGGTCGACGAGAACCAGACCGGTCGCGAGAACCTGGTGATGGTCGGCCGACTGATGCATCTGGGCCGGCGTACTGCGCAGCGTCGTACGGCCGAGCTGCTGGAGCAGTTCGGGCTGACCGACGCGATGGACCGGCGCGTGAAGACGTACTCGGGAGGCATGCGACGGAAGCTCGACCTCGCGATGAGTCTGATCGCTCATCCGCAGGTGATCTTCCTGGACGAGCCGACGACCGGACTCGATCCGGCCAGCCGCTCGGCGATGTGGGACGCGATCGTCGAACTGGTCCGCGGCGGTACGACGATCCTGCTCACGACGCAGTACCTGGAAGAAGCGGACCGGCTGGCCGACCGGATCGTGCTGCTGGACCACGGTCGGATCGTGGCGAGTGGTACGGCCGACGCGCTCAAGAACCAGATCGGTGGGGAGCGGATCGAGCTCCGGTTCTCTGACGAAGTACAGGTGTTGAAAGCGACTGGAGTACTGGACGGGGTCGCGGACGAGCTGGTGCTGAACGTGCCGTCAGACGGTACGGCAGTCCACCTGCACCACGTGCTCGACGTACTGCGCGACAACGGGCTGGAGCCGGAGCGGGTCTCCTCGCACCGGCCGACGCTCGACGACGTGTTCCTTGCTCTCACGGCCTGA
- a CDS encoding PPA1309 family protein → MESVGTLPPDALNRAVIEIEKHVSSAGWDQPAQLFALVPTEELLRAEPQLAAQLGADDASQPLTPVAQGELPGGLEDDNLADALGRIEWPDGVAGCALAIERIVLPASAEAGLSNVESDSQLAQLAGSDPRRHEVRMVAAVLRDGGRFGAVRLREHDEDSAVLAGADLVPTLCEVLSLTFEPSVGSRPADGPGVDGMSDDEEKRR, encoded by the coding sequence ATGGAATCCGTAGGCACGCTGCCTCCTGACGCGCTCAACCGCGCGGTGATCGAGATCGAGAAGCACGTGAGCAGCGCGGGCTGGGACCAGCCCGCGCAACTGTTCGCGCTGGTCCCGACCGAGGAACTGCTCCGCGCCGAACCGCAGCTGGCCGCGCAGCTCGGCGCCGATGACGCCTCCCAGCCGCTCACCCCGGTCGCCCAGGGGGAGCTTCCCGGCGGTCTCGAGGACGACAACCTGGCCGACGCGCTCGGCCGGATCGAATGGCCCGACGGAGTCGCCGGCTGTGCGCTGGCGATCGAGCGGATCGTGCTCCCGGCGTCGGCCGAGGCCGGTCTGTCCAACGTCGAGTCCGACTCCCAACTGGCCCAGCTGGCCGGCAGCGATCCGCGCCGGCACGAGGTCCGGATGGTCGCGGCGGTGCTCCGCGACGGCGGGCGGTTCGGCGCCGTCCGGCTCCGTGAGCACGACGAGGACAGTGCGGTGCTTGCCGGCGCCGACTTGGTCCCCACGCTGTGCGAAGTACTGTCTTTGACATTCGAACCTTCGGTCGGCAGCCGGCCGGCCGATGGTCCGGGGGTCGATGGCATGAGCGACGACGAGGAGAAGCGACGATGA
- a CDS encoding GPR1/FUN34/YaaH family transporter, with the protein MTTIDADAHSLQEQLPAEAAPAVTGDPALIGLPSFIVGSVALGLVLVGYVTAAGVGASLPIIVAATSVGLLVAAIWSAALGQSAVAGVFGIFAGFWLSYATLVLGLTHNWFAIAAGDALHTQGLYVISWLVVIGMLTLATLRLPMAYTVLFALIELALVLVLIGTLQQSTGTLKVAGVVVFVFAAVGVYLFFSSASQATGGKAFPLGQALVR; encoded by the coding sequence ATGACGACTATCGATGCCGATGCCCACAGCCTCCAAGAACAACTACCTGCCGAGGCCGCCCCGGCTGTGACCGGAGACCCGGCTCTGATCGGTCTGCCAAGCTTCATCGTCGGATCGGTCGCGCTCGGTCTCGTGCTTGTCGGCTACGTGACTGCTGCGGGAGTCGGGGCCTCGCTCCCGATCATCGTGGCGGCCACCAGCGTGGGTCTGCTGGTCGCGGCAATCTGGTCGGCGGCTCTCGGGCAGAGCGCCGTGGCGGGAGTGTTCGGCATCTTCGCCGGGTTCTGGCTCAGCTACGCCACGCTCGTACTCGGACTGACGCACAACTGGTTTGCGATCGCCGCCGGGGATGCACTTCATACCCAGGGTCTCTACGTGATCTCCTGGCTGGTCGTGATCGGGATGCTGACCCTGGCCACACTCCGCCTGCCGATGGCGTACACGGTGCTGTTCGCGCTGATCGAACTCGCCTTGGTGCTGGTCCTGATCGGCACGCTGCAGCAATCAACGGGCACGCTGAAGGTCGCCGGCGTGGTGGTGTTCGTGTTCGCCGCGGTCGGTGTCTACCTGTTCTTCAGTTCGGCCTCGCAAGCGACAGGTGGCAAGGCGTTTCCGCTGGGACAGGCGCTGGTCCGCTGA
- a CDS encoding TetR/AcrR family transcriptional regulator yields the protein MENDELPADVAAMWRLRETPRRGPKPSLTLDDIVGAAIEIADAEDLAAVSMARVAERLGNSTMALYRHVKSKDELLVIMSDAALERPEPMPEDVDWRTGLTFWADGVLTAIRRHRWYAKVPISGPPAGPNNLAWFDSALGVLKDTGLPEEAKVGVVMGLITYVQGEIRMAFDLAAGYADNPDAFQRFGATLRRVADPRVYPAVARTVEAGVFDEVGSFEEDNEADFDFGLQLYLDGVAAFIERVCVKGE from the coding sequence GTGGAGAACGACGAACTGCCGGCCGATGTCGCCGCGATGTGGCGGTTGCGGGAGACGCCGCGGCGCGGGCCGAAGCCGTCGCTGACGCTCGACGACATCGTCGGTGCCGCGATCGAGATCGCCGACGCCGAGGATCTGGCCGCCGTCTCCATGGCTCGCGTCGCGGAGCGCCTCGGTAACTCGACGATGGCGCTCTACCGGCATGTGAAGAGCAAGGACGAGTTGCTCGTGATCATGTCGGACGCCGCGCTCGAGCGTCCGGAGCCGATGCCCGAGGACGTCGACTGGCGGACCGGGCTGACGTTCTGGGCGGACGGCGTACTCACGGCGATCCGGCGGCACCGGTGGTACGCGAAGGTGCCGATCTCGGGTCCGCCGGCCGGCCCGAACAACCTGGCGTGGTTCGACTCCGCGCTCGGCGTACTGAAGGACACCGGTCTGCCGGAGGAGGCGAAGGTCGGTGTCGTGATGGGGCTCATCACGTACGTGCAGGGCGAGATCCGGATGGCGTTCGACCTCGCGGCCGGCTACGCGGACAACCCGGACGCGTTCCAGCGGTTCGGCGCGACGTTGCGGCGGGTTGCGGATCCGCGGGTCTATCCGGCGGTCGCGCGGACGGTCGAGGCCGGTGTGTTCGACGAGGTCGGGAGCTTCGAGGAGGACAACGAGGCCGACTTCGACTTCGGCCTGCAGCTCTACCTGGACGGTGTGGCCGCGTTCATCGAACGGGTGTGCGTCAAGGGTGAATGA
- a CDS encoding PDZ domain-containing protein, with amino-acid sequence MTRRTATLVTSIVVLLVSLGLVTAFPVPFVSFSPGPVKDTLGSAKNKPVIEITGHETFPTSGQLDLTTVSVTSPDRQLTLPQAMRNWLDPHHDLFPRDIIYPPDQSADQVQQQNTAEMTGSQDSAVAAALQAAKVPFHTKVSTVADKSPAEGKLKPGDIILAVDGQTVTQVPQVGDFVRKHKVGENVVFLIRRGTEEQTVQLKTAATPGDATRPMVGITIGVESQVKVTVNLGQDIGGPSAGTAFALAIYDKLTPGALLDGKHVAGTGTIDALGEVGAIGGIQQKIAGARNDGATVFLVPAPNCEAALHADVKDIQLVKISTLTGAISALQAVASGKGDVPSCS; translated from the coding sequence GTGACACGTCGTACCGCCACATTGGTCACCTCGATCGTCGTGCTTCTGGTCTCGCTCGGGCTGGTGACCGCGTTCCCGGTGCCGTTCGTCTCGTTCAGCCCCGGTCCGGTCAAGGACACGCTGGGGTCGGCGAAGAACAAGCCCGTCATCGAGATCACCGGGCACGAGACGTTCCCGACCTCCGGCCAGCTGGACCTGACCACGGTGTCCGTGACCTCGCCGGACCGCCAGCTGACCCTGCCGCAGGCGATGCGCAACTGGCTCGACCCGCACCACGACCTGTTCCCGCGCGACATCATCTATCCGCCGGACCAGAGCGCCGACCAGGTCCAGCAGCAGAACACCGCCGAGATGACCGGCTCGCAGGACAGCGCGGTCGCGGCGGCGCTGCAGGCGGCGAAGGTCCCGTTCCACACCAAGGTGTCGACGGTCGCGGACAAGTCCCCGGCCGAGGGCAAGCTGAAGCCCGGCGACATCATCCTCGCTGTCGACGGCCAGACGGTGACGCAGGTCCCGCAGGTCGGTGACTTCGTCCGCAAGCACAAGGTCGGCGAGAACGTCGTCTTCCTGATCCGCCGTGGCACCGAGGAGCAGACGGTCCAGCTGAAGACCGCCGCGACTCCGGGTGACGCGACCCGCCCGATGGTCGGGATCACGATCGGCGTCGAGTCGCAGGTCAAGGTCACGGTCAACCTCGGCCAGGACATCGGCGGCCCGAGCGCCGGTACGGCGTTCGCCCTCGCCATCTACGACAAGTTGACTCCCGGCGCCCTGCTGGACGGCAAGCACGTCGCCGGCACGGGCACGATCGACGCGCTCGGCGAGGTCGGCGCGATCGGCGGCATCCAGCAGAAGATCGCCGGCGCCCGGAACGACGGCGCCACGGTCTTCCTGGTCCCGGCGCCGAACTGCGAAGCCGCTCTGCACGCCGACGTGAAGGACATCCAGCTGGTGAAGATCAGCACCCTGACAGGTGCGATCAGCGCATTGCAGGCTGTCGCCAGCGGCAAGGGAGATGTCCCGTCGTGCAGTTGA
- a CDS encoding molybdenum cofactor biosynthesis protein MoaE, with translation MSDAIRLLDIRESPLSSDEVLAAVADPTAGGTAVFIGTVRNHDHEKPVDKLAYEAHPDALEHLRKVAERICDDPAVTALAAVHRTGDLKIGDAAVIVAVAASHRDVAFAACRRLIDDLKAEVPIWKHQHFIDGGSEWVGAH, from the coding sequence ATGAGCGACGCGATCAGGCTGCTGGACATACGGGAGAGCCCGTTGTCCAGCGACGAGGTGCTGGCTGCTGTCGCTGATCCGACGGCGGGCGGGACCGCGGTTTTCATCGGCACTGTGCGCAACCACGACCACGAGAAGCCGGTCGACAAACTGGCCTACGAGGCGCATCCCGACGCTCTGGAGCACCTGCGGAAGGTTGCGGAGCGTATCTGTGACGACCCGGCGGTGACCGCGTTGGCGGCGGTGCACCGGACCGGCGACCTGAAGATCGGAGACGCGGCCGTCATCGTCGCAGTGGCGGCATCGCACCGGGATGTCGCGTTCGCCGCGTGCCGGCGGCTGATCGACGACCTGAAGGCCGAGGTCCCGATTTGGAAACACCAGCACTTCATCGACGGTGGCAGCGAGTGGGTCGGCGCTCACTGA
- a CDS encoding putative quinol monooxygenase gives MIFITAKFRVKPEHADNWPSITADFTSATRSESGCLWFDWSRSLDDANEYVLVEAFADDDAATHHVTSAHFKAAQEHLPPHLVETPRIVNFKLPQNDWSELGELAVK, from the coding sequence ATGATCTTCATCACCGCCAAGTTCCGGGTGAAGCCTGAACACGCCGACAACTGGCCGTCCATCACCGCCGACTTCACCTCGGCGACCCGCTCCGAGTCCGGCTGCCTGTGGTTCGACTGGTCCCGCTCGCTCGACGACGCCAACGAGTACGTGCTGGTCGAGGCCTTCGCCGACGACGACGCCGCCACCCACCACGTCACGTCCGCCCACTTCAAGGCGGCCCAGGAACACCTACCTCCGCACCTGGTCGAGACGCCGCGCATCGTCAACTTCAAACTTCCCCAGAACGACTGGTCCGAGCTCGGCGAACTCGCCGTCAAATAA
- a CDS encoding zinc-dependent alcohol dehydrogenase family protein, with protein sequence MKALVYHGPGQKAWEEVPDPAIKDPTDAIVQVEATTICGTDLHILKGDVPAVTDGRILGHEGVGVVTEVGSGCKNVKVGDRVIISCISKCGTCDYCKAGLPSHCKTLGGIGWIFGHLIDGTQAEYARVPYADNGLIPLPEGVSAEAGTMLSDILPTGYEIGVLNGAVKAGDVVAVIGAGPVGLAAIMTASTAGASAVIAVDTNKFRLDQSRDFGATETLEVSSGQDVAAALRELSSDGLGVDVAIEAVGLPGTFGTALESVRPGGHVANVGVHGESVQFPIERHWINNLTITTGLVNAITAPELLEDIKKGAIAPEKFITHHFTFDQFDQAYDTFTNAAEQEALKVIIKQ encoded by the coding sequence ATGAAGGCTCTCGTGTACCACGGACCTGGCCAGAAGGCATGGGAAGAGGTCCCCGACCCCGCGATCAAGGACCCGACCGACGCGATCGTCCAGGTCGAGGCCACCACCATCTGCGGCACCGACCTGCACATCCTGAAGGGCGATGTCCCCGCCGTCACCGACGGCCGGATCCTCGGCCATGAGGGCGTCGGCGTCGTCACCGAGGTCGGCTCCGGCTGCAAGAACGTGAAGGTCGGCGACCGCGTCATCATCTCTTGCATCAGCAAGTGTGGGACGTGTGACTACTGCAAGGCCGGCCTGCCCTCGCACTGTAAGACGCTCGGCGGCATCGGCTGGATCTTCGGTCACCTCATCGACGGGACCCAGGCGGAGTACGCACGCGTGCCGTACGCCGACAACGGCCTGATCCCGCTGCCTGAGGGAGTCTCGGCCGAAGCGGGCACGATGCTGAGCGACATCCTTCCCACCGGCTACGAGATCGGTGTCCTCAACGGCGCCGTCAAGGCCGGGGACGTCGTCGCGGTCATCGGCGCCGGGCCTGTCGGGCTCGCCGCGATCATGACCGCCAGCACAGCCGGCGCGTCGGCCGTCATCGCCGTCGACACCAACAAGTTCCGGCTCGATCAGTCGCGCGATTTCGGTGCGACCGAGACCCTCGAAGTCAGCTCCGGTCAGGACGTCGCGGCAGCGCTACGCGAGCTCAGTTCCGACGGACTCGGCGTAGACGTCGCGATCGAGGCAGTCGGCCTCCCCGGAACCTTCGGCACCGCCCTCGAGTCGGTCCGCCCCGGCGGTCACGTCGCCAATGTCGGCGTCCACGGCGAGAGCGTGCAGTTCCCGATCGAACGGCACTGGATCAACAACCTCACCATCACCACCGGCCTGGTGAACGCCATCACGGCCCCCGAACTCCTCGAAGACATCAAGAAGGGCGCCATCGCCCCCGAGAAGTTCATCACCCACCACTTCACCTTCGACCAGTTCGACCAGGCGTACGACACCTTCACCAACGCCGCCGAACAAGAAGCCCTCAAGGTCATCATCAAGCAGTGA